One genomic segment of Brassica napus cultivar Da-Ae chromosome A3, Da-Ae, whole genome shotgun sequence includes these proteins:
- the LOC106440953 gene encoding universal stress protein PHOS34, translating into MNPDSSDHPHLPTIKIHHPSSPRHSHHNHNHSSSTPSAATPTPTAGARRKIGVAVDLSEESSFAVRWAVDHYIRPGDAVVILHVSPTSVLFGADWGPQPPSSADQTPPKPSQEDFDAFTASKVSDLARPLKEAGFPHKIHVVKDHDMRERLCLEIERLALSAVIMGSRGFGAEKRGSDGKLGSVSDYCVHHCVCPVVVVRYPDDPAAPGKGTREAIVTVKSGRDDDDEDGVGDGDASSAHHEHIKDE; encoded by the exons atGAACCCAGATTCGTCCGATCACCCTCACCTCCCCACCATCAAGATCCACCACCCATCCTCCCCTCGCCACTCCCACCACAACCACAACCACTCCTCCTCCACTCCCTCCGCCGCCACCCCCACCCCCACCGCCGGCGCCCGCCGTAAAATCGGCGTCGCAGTGGACCTCTCCGAGGAAAGCTCCTTCGCCGTCCGCTGGGCCGTCGATCACTACATCCGCCCCGGAGACGCCGTCGTCATCCTCCACGTGTCCCCCACCTCCGTCCTCTTCGGCGCCGACTGGGGCCCTCAGCCTCCTTCCTCCGCCGATCAGACGCCTCCGAAGCCTAGCCAGGAGGATTTCGACGCGTTCACGGCCTCCAAGGTGTCCGATCTGGCGAGGCCGTTGAAGGAGGCGGGGTTCCCTCACAAGATCCACGTGGTGAAGGATCACGATATGAGGGAGAGGCTGTGTCTCGAGATCGAGAGGCTTGCTTTGAGCGCGGTGATCATGGGGAGCCGAGGGTTTGGAGCTGAGAAGAGAGGGAGTGATGGGAAGCTTGGCTCTGTTAGTGATTACTGTGTTCACCATTGTGTTTGTCCTGTTGTTGTCGTTAGGTATCCTGATGATCCTGCTGCTCCTGGGAAGGGTACGAGGGAAGCTATTGTCACTGTTAAGTCAGGtagggatgatgatgatgaggatggtGTTGGTGATGGTGATGCTTCTTCTGCTCATCATGAACACATCAAAG ATGAGTAA
- the LOC106444670 gene encoding protein SPOROCYTELESS-like produces MAASLFFMPRDQNPNEFLRNTYLVNDSSEIPTEPPQNSHGRIPGSETGNQKPKKQVLRGMGVARLERLRIEEEWKNMVLAQGGRGASPNATRSPDPGVVLQGFPSYGTGGHNMSVGGYTRNGSGQIPVYSPWGVVGTSTHEPSSVPTPQVYNPSNIHCDACYKRQRINEEVRANGGGFPHFLPPDQRSQGFFYDHRIARYPASPSASTNQGSMEEFGSGSPRNGTGDVKEYQFFPGSDGNKSVSSVSTSVGDCSPDTSTIDLTLKL; encoded by the exons ATGGCggcttctctcttcttcatgcCAAGAGACCAAAACCCGAACGAGTTTCTGAGAAACACTTACCTTGTCAACGACTCCAGCGAGATCCCGACAGAGCCGCCACAGAATAGTCATGGTCGGATACCGGGATCCGAGACAGGTAACCAAAAACCAAAGAAACAAGTGCTGAGAGGGATGGGTGTGGCAAGGCTCGAGCGACTCAGAATCGAAGAAGAATGGAAGAACATGGTCCTAGCCCAAGGAGGAAGAGGAGCGAGCCCTAACGCTACCCGTTCACCCGACCCGGGTGTTGTGCTACAAGGCTTCCCAAGCTACGGTACTGGTGGGCACAACATGTCTGTCGGAGGGTATACTCGAAACGGGTCGGGTCAGATCCCGGTTTATTCCCCATGGGGTGTTGTAGGGACCTCCACTCACGAGCCCTCTTCAGTCCCAACTCCTCAAGTGTATAACCCCTCGAATATTCACTGTGATGCTTGCTACAAG aGGCAACGTATCAATGAAGAAGTACGAGCCAACGGTGGTGGGTTTCCTCATTTTCTTCCACCAGATCAAAGGAGCCAAGGCTTCTTTTACGATCATAGAATCGCCAGATATCCAGCCTCACCTTCTGCTTCTACTAATCAG GGCTCAATGGAGGAATTTGGGAGCGGAAGCCCTAGAAACGGAACAGGAGATGTGAAGGAGTACCAGTTTTTCCCTGGAAGCGATGGTAATAAATCGGTTTCATCAGTGTCTACATCAGTTGGTGATTGCAGTCCCGACACATCCACCATCGATTTGACCTTGAAGCTTTAA
- the LOC106440955 gene encoding uncharacterized protein LOC106440955, whose protein sequence is MMMASTPQLTLCTFFSIHDGFNKEPRTRLRSKGWSFGPSLLGNKLGLRACLTELRQRRPALMGLKETGFLAREKALNRSKRRVFKVSCNKGLGFNGGDNNGNGRILGNLALAIGLTYLSMTGQLGWVLDAIVSVWLVVVIVPILGLGAFLWWAQRDIVQSSCPNCGNEFQIFKSSLDDEVQLCPFCTQPFSVVDDKFVKEPVKFSNQTTAFGQDLNGFSPPPKKGKGFSTAVVDIEAEVTDAD, encoded by the exons ATGATGATGGCTTCGACTCCGCAGCTCACCCTTTGTACCTTCTTCTCCATACACGACGGTTTCAACAAGGAACCGAGAACTAGACTACGCTCCAAAGGATGGAGCTTTGGTCCTTCTCTTCTCGGAAACAAGCTGGGATTAAGAGCTTGCTTGACTGAGCTTCGTCAGAGACGGCCAGCGCTGATGGGTCTGAAAGAAACTGGATTTCTAGCAAGAGAGAAAGCTCTTAATCGTAGTAAAAGAAGAGTCTTTAAGGTTAGCTGTAACAAAGGTTTAGGCTTTAACGGCGGAGATAACAACGGGAACGGGAGAATCCTCGGGAACCTCGCTTTGGCTATTGGTTTGACTTATCTCTCTATGACTGGTCAGCTTGGTTGGGTTCTCGACGCTATTGTATCCGTCTGG CTGGTTGTGGTGATTGTTCCAATTTTGGGGTTGGGAGCTTTTCTTTGGTGGGCTCAACGAGATATTGTCCAGAGCAGT TGTCCTAATTGCGGAAATGAATTTCAGATATTTAA GTCATCGTTGGACGATGAAGTACAGCTTTGCCCTTTCTGCACTCAGCCATTCTCAG TTGTGGATGATAAGTTCGTTAAGGAACCAGTGAAATTTTCCAACCAAACTACTGCTTTCGGACAAGACCTAAATGGGTTTTCTCCTCCGCCTAAGAAAG GAAAGGGTTTCTCAACAGCAGTGGTGGACATAGAAGCTGAAGTAACAGATGCAGACTGA
- the LOC106440956 gene encoding uncharacterized protein LOC106440956 encodes MEISRTSLVVIIISVVSCLLQVKAWHGQTYCGGNAHPRCQLQYIDCPDECPTDFDSYSQKKLCWVDCFNPLCMAVCRGVKPNCESYGAVCLDPRFIGGDGIVFYFHGKSNEHFSLVSDHDVQINARFTGHRPVGRSRDFTWIQALGFLFNTHKFSLERTKVATWDSEVDHLRFTIDGQDLVIPEKALFTWYSSDKEIKIERLTQKNSVIVTIKDKAEIMVNVVPVTKEDDRIHNYRLPEDDCFAHLEVQFKFINLSSKVDGILGRTYRPDFKNPAKPGVAMPVVGGEDSFRTSSLLSHDCKTCLFSGELAIDSGSVKVKNEYTLLDCTRVASSGYGIVCRK; translated from the exons ATGGAGATCTCAAGAACCTCATTGGTAGTAATAATTATATCGGTAGTTTCTTGTTTATTACAGGTCAAGGCTTGGCATGGTCAGACTTACTGTGGTGGCAACGCACATCCTCGATGCCAGCTCCAGTACATCGACTGTCCTGATGAGTGCCCGACCGACTTTGATTCTTACTCTCAGAAGAAACTTTGTTGGGTTGACTGTTTTAATCCTCTTTGCATGGCCGTGTGTCGCG GGGTAAAGCCCAACTGTGAATCCTATGGAGCGGTTTGTCTAGACCCGAGGTTTATAGGTGGTGATGGTATTGTGTTCTACTTCCATGGAAAGAGCAATGAACACTTTAGCCTCGTATCTGACCATGATGTTCAGATCAATGCTAGGTTCACTGGACATAGACCCGTTGGTCGCAGCAGAGATTTCACATGGATCCAAGCTCTCGGCTTCCTCTTCAACACCCACAAGTTCTCACTTGAGAGAACCAAAGTCGCCACTTGGGACAGCGAAGTCGACCATCTCAGGTTCACTATTGATGGACAAGATTTGGTTATCCCTGAAAAAGCTTTATTCACTTG GTACTCATCCGACAAAGAGATCAAGATTGAGAGACTTACACAAAAGAACAGTGTGATCGTGACGATCAAAGACAAAGCTGAGATCATGGTCAACGTGGTTCCGGTGACCAAAGAAGACGATAGAATCCACAACTACAGATTACCTGAAGATGACTGTTTCGCCCATTTGGAAGTCCAGTTCAAGTTCATAAATCTGTCCTCGAAAGTTGATGGAATCTTGGGACGCACTTACAGACCGGATTTCAAGAACCCGGCTAAGCCCGGAGTCGCAATGCCAGTGGTGGGAGGTGAGGATAGCTTCAGGACATCTTCTCTGCTCTCTCATGATTGCAAGACTTGTTTATTTTCTGGAGAACTGGCCATTGATAGTGGCTCTGTCAAGGTGAAAAACGAATACACATTGTTAGATTGCACCCGTGTGGCGTCTTCAGGTTATGGAATCGTCTGCCGGAAGTAG
- the LOC106440954 gene encoding NAC domain-containing protein 72-like: protein MGVREMDPLAQLSLPPGFRFYPTDEELLVQYLCRKVAGYHFSLQVIGDIDLYKFDPWDLPSKALFGEKEWYFFSPRDRKYPNGSRPNRVAESGYWKATGTDKIITSDGHRVGIKKALVFYAGKAPKGTKTNWIMHEYRLVEHSRSHGSSKLDDWVLCRIYKKTQRQAVPPVQPCREEHSTNGSSSSSSSHHDDVLDSFPEMNDRSFNLPRVNSLRTLLNGNFDWASLAGLNPIPELAPASNGYGGYDAFRAAEGEAESGLRNLQMNSSELTQSFGYRSSGLSNGGFGLSGQTFEFRQ, encoded by the exons ATGGGTGTTAGAGAAATGGATCCGTTAGCCCAGTTGAGCTTACCACCGGGTTTCAGATTTTACCCGACAGATGAAGAGCTTCTTGTTCAGTATCTCTGTCGGAAAGTTGCAGGCTATCATTTCTCTCTCCAAGTCATCGGAGACATCGATCTCTACAAGTTCGATCCTTGGGATTTGCCAA GTAAGGCCTTGTTTGGGGAGAAGGAATGGTACTTCTTTAGTCCAAGAGACCGGAAATATCCAAACGGGTCAAGACCCAATAGAGTAGCCGAGTCGGGTTACTGGAAGGCGACCGGTACCGACAAAATCATCACGTCGGATGGCCACCGTGTCGGGATTAAAAAAGCTCTGGTTTTTTACGCCGGAAAAGCTCCAAAAGGCACCAAAACGAACTGGATCATGCACGAGTATCGCCTCGTCGAGCATTCTCGTAGCCACGGAAGCTCCAAG ttGGATGATTGGGTACTATGCCGAATCTACAAGAAGACGCAGAGACAAGCTGTTCCTCCGGTTCAACCTTGCCGTGAAGAACACAGCACGAACGggtcgtcgtcttcttcttcgtcgcaTCACGACGACGTTCTTGACTCGTTCCCGGAGATGAATGATCGGTCTTTCAATCTTCCTCGGGTGAATTCTCTGAGGACGCTTCTCAACGGGAATTTCGACTGGGCGAGCTTAGCGGGTCTTAACCCCATCCCGGAGCTAGCTCCGGCGAGTAACGGTTACGGAGGTTACGACGCGTTTAGAGCGGCGGAGGGAGAGGCGGAGAGCGGGTTGAGGAATTTGCAGATGAACTCGAGCGAGTTGACTCAGAGTTTCGGGTACAGGTCGAGCGGGTTGAGTAATGGTGGGTTCGGGCTTTCGGGTCAAACATTCGAGTTTAGGCAATAA